From the genome of Eucalyptus grandis isolate ANBG69807.140 chromosome 2, ASM1654582v1, whole genome shotgun sequence, one region includes:
- the LOC104433316 gene encoding nudix hydrolase 1 has translation MAGGNSPRNSPLLLKKFPNSLHKNRIVYWKSTLETISLPLLKKMADRSSPAPPPVPRVAVVVFLLKGKAVLLGRRRSSVGDSTFALPGGHLEFGESFEECAAREVEEETGLKIDGTELLTVTNNVFLEEPKPAHYVTVFLRARPARPEQEPENREPEKCHGWGWYDWDDLPSPLFWPLEKMVRSGFDPFPPQASRGAEN, from the exons ATGGCGGGGGGAAACAGCCCACGAAACTCCCCTCtcctcttaaaaaaatttcccaactCCCTACATAAAAATCGAATCGTCTACTGGAAATCCACCCTCGAAACAATTTCACTCCCACTTCTTAAGAAGATGGCAGACCGATCGTCGCCGGCGCCGCCGCCCGTGCCGCGGGTGGCGGTAGTCGTGTTCTTGCTCAAGGGCAAGGCGGTGCTCCTgggccgccgccgctcctccgtCGGCGACTCCACCTTCGCACTCCCGGGCGGCCACCTCGAATTcg GGGAAAGCTTCGAGGAGTGCGCCGCGAGGGAGGTGGAGGAAGAGACGGGCCTCAAGATCGACGGAACGGAGCTCTTGACGGTCACGAACAACGTGTTCTTGGAGGAGCCCAAGCCGGCGCACTACGTCACCGTGTTCTTGCGCGCGCGTCCGGCCCGCCCCGAGCAGGAGCCCGAGAACCGCGAGCCCGAGAAGTGCCACGGGTGGGGTTGGTACGACTGGGACGACCTCCCGAGCCCGCTGTTCTGGCCGCTCGAGAAGATGGTCCGGAGCGGGTTCGACCCCTTCCCTCCTCAGGCCTCGCGAGGAGCCGAGAATTGA